The proteins below are encoded in one region of Pacificitalea manganoxidans:
- a CDS encoding DEAD/DEAH box helicase: MKDQSALPSSGYDAILARVNDRAADAVIGKGRVQSRSLRANLSARLHGQAGGPDAFVADPVFEAARVWERADICLDDLAGGMLDEDLVAALDRGTLLDGTPNDRRWPRRGDDVAPYLHQLRAWEAAEAGRSFMVTSGTGSGKTECFMIPMLNDLLRSHKPGDTGVRGIVLYPLNALIDSQKERLGAWMDPLANRLSYALYNRHMPDTVPGPKRRGAQVMERRAMRQTPPSLMVTNVTMLEYMLMRAQDRPILEKSQGTLRWIVLDEAHSYVGAQAAEMALLLRRVRDAFGVAPEDVRLAATSATIGEGDENRETLRRFLADLAGLNPTQVEVIEGQERAPRLPPEGPDETLEPDEMPSAHDALWRKLAPNPRLREVRTAMRDRGIGLRAAAALMGREGDTEGALRLLEAAAQAIDPDTGVALAPWRLHVFHRAQGGLWTCVDPECCKRDEALLQEDGDWPFGRIHFAERDRCDCGAPVFEIAACDECGTPWLRAEVANEGPHRVLRPARGTGIDDDYILDVEPEDDSGEPAAPLLSESVIVGPGRGTGEEFLRVSDAHLFEISKEGDRVLALTILTEQDRGCCERAGHKGVTVRPQRFGAPFLMGNAMPLLIEAAKSSSHDHPVPFGGRRLLSFTDSRQGTARFSAKLQQDAERTLTRAIMYHSVQNREGDPEKAAALRKEISDLEQVVATMPSLAGTLEEKRGALDEAEGAPKPVPWSDMVLRIAQNEEFRNFARPVWRDRPSKNDDALATHPTALAELFLYREMFRRPRLQNNAETMGLARLLIPELVAQARLSIPAPLREASHDETVWADLLHAAVDLVFRTNLAIRLPEEPADVRHWISPRSVVAAVVEPGLSKDDVPGVENPRFFPTAHSDRSNLVRLIYRLMDGSVDSATDVERAATTLTAIWDRLRKSGAIVQVAPSAWRLDFKKAAIAPVDTAFECPVTRRLLPFAPGSVSLNAVTATGITRAITMPTLPEAAPMGTSVAQRSELRAWLEHDPDIASLRLDGHWTNLHDRTVEFTPFLRAQEHSAQIDRPSLQTYEKAFRESRINVLNCSTTMEMGVDIPDVGLVVNTNVPPSPANYRQRIGRAGRRGEPWAMAFTFCKDLPLDNMIFREPEKLLGAQVAAPQVRLDSAILVQRHVNAALLGLFLREGGGMSIRTNMASFMGATEAMGAPFLPDSVADDFLAALKGDWGTQDCVSQALDRLVRGTCLAGHTGLVSRAEGDFGAMRNRWRDEYEQLVEAQSAYADTDPAHWLYRKRAKRMREEFMMTELARRGFTPSYGFPVDVVSFDYAGKGGGEPGPSRPLDMAIREYSPGCEVVIDGLVHRSDGVLPTWGNRNDPGSVEDLRTLFTCRSCNLFGTTRHEAADCPRCGKPLDRTELLRPAGFLGTRRPHSAYEQLAYVPPDPPRVSAEPENWVSLPDPEVGRHRTAREGRVLVTASGDHGDGYAVCIACGRAEAEIGEHDSPLPAGMVRHRPLQKLRDNPRHDGLCPANDDASRKIRRHVKLGTEMVTDVFELQLDALPSTETGKGQAAAIGAALREALGARLGVDAETMGLAVAPSLRPDEARRTAIFLYDKASGGSGFASAADRDLTSLLREVASRLRCPANCDTGCPECVLRRDLQFGTAMDPPGALELLEKEILPHLDLPEALQLFGPSTQAVTRPLADWIGRQLAHSAIERLALFLTDPPSGWDVAEWPGTRIAEDAGRTGVPVTIVMRSSDVHRLEMSQKLDLVRLVTRARASLHLADDLPAAGDAPILAETRLDGQEIAIAAPDQDAGHVNRRWGDVSRTLAVRGPRVPLAVSAALSLDKVTAYGEGNSAQKDVTTELDGPVGQFGQRLWGIAKGLRPQVFTGSARLVQVTYNDRYLRSPLTARLLFEAWRTLPLKNADTRLEIVTEALGSPERPGFLLWHNWETDMLRREVLSALLPGAWVLLGTKSDCAHARFFRFNFEDGSETSLFLDQGFGAWREATRRTSRFAHDLTPDAQARALRDLRFDVALQDGGRFPSPVWLRW, encoded by the coding sequence ATGAAAGACCAGAGCGCATTGCCGAGTTCTGGATACGACGCGATTCTGGCGCGCGTGAACGACCGCGCCGCTGACGCTGTCATCGGTAAGGGACGCGTGCAGTCGCGCAGCTTGCGCGCCAATTTGTCTGCACGGTTGCATGGGCAGGCCGGCGGGCCCGACGCTTTCGTGGCTGACCCGGTCTTCGAGGCGGCGCGCGTTTGGGAACGGGCGGACATATGCCTCGACGACTTGGCCGGAGGGATGCTCGACGAAGATCTCGTCGCGGCATTGGACCGCGGGACCCTGCTGGACGGCACACCGAATGACCGACGCTGGCCACGGCGCGGCGACGATGTCGCGCCATACCTGCACCAGCTGCGCGCATGGGAAGCGGCCGAGGCTGGGCGCAGTTTCATGGTCACCAGCGGGACCGGGTCAGGCAAGACCGAGTGCTTCATGATCCCGATGCTGAACGACCTTCTCCGCAGCCACAAGCCCGGCGACACGGGCGTACGGGGCATCGTGCTCTATCCGCTGAACGCTCTGATCGACAGTCAAAAAGAGCGCCTGGGTGCATGGATGGACCCGCTGGCGAACCGTTTGTCATATGCGCTCTACAATCGCCACATGCCCGATACTGTGCCGGGACCGAAGAGACGCGGCGCTCAGGTGATGGAACGTCGGGCGATGCGCCAGACGCCCCCCTCGCTCATGGTAACCAACGTCACCATGCTGGAATACATGCTGATGCGCGCGCAGGATCGGCCGATCCTCGAGAAATCGCAGGGCACGCTGCGGTGGATCGTGCTGGACGAGGCGCACAGCTACGTCGGCGCACAGGCGGCTGAGATGGCTCTTCTGCTGCGCCGCGTGCGCGATGCATTCGGGGTGGCTCCAGAAGATGTCCGCCTTGCCGCGACGTCCGCGACGATCGGCGAGGGCGACGAGAACCGTGAGACCTTGCGACGGTTCCTGGCCGACCTGGCGGGCCTAAACCCCACTCAGGTCGAGGTGATAGAAGGGCAGGAACGAGCGCCTCGTCTACCGCCAGAAGGCCCGGACGAAACGCTGGAGCCGGATGAGATGCCGTCTGCGCACGATGCGCTGTGGCGCAAGCTGGCTCCGAACCCTCGCCTGCGTGAGGTGCGCACCGCGATGCGGGATCGCGGTATCGGCCTTCGTGCGGCGGCAGCGTTGATGGGGCGCGAAGGCGATACGGAAGGCGCGCTGCGCCTTCTTGAAGCGGCGGCGCAGGCAATTGATCCGGACACAGGCGTCGCGCTTGCCCCATGGCGGCTGCATGTGTTCCATCGGGCGCAAGGCGGGCTCTGGACCTGTGTCGACCCCGAGTGTTGCAAGCGCGACGAGGCCCTGCTGCAGGAGGACGGAGACTGGCCCTTCGGCCGCATCCACTTCGCCGAAAGGGACAGGTGCGACTGCGGAGCACCGGTGTTTGAGATTGCAGCTTGCGATGAATGCGGGACCCCATGGCTGCGCGCAGAGGTCGCCAATGAAGGCCCCCATCGTGTATTGCGCCCAGCTCGCGGGACGGGGATCGATGACGACTACATCCTGGATGTGGAACCCGAAGACGATAGCGGCGAACCTGCCGCACCGCTCTTGTCCGAAAGCGTGATCGTAGGACCGGGACGAGGGACCGGCGAGGAATTCCTTCGGGTGTCCGACGCGCACCTGTTCGAGATTTCAAAAGAAGGGGATCGGGTTCTGGCGCTGACCATCCTCACGGAACAGGACCGCGGTTGTTGTGAGCGCGCCGGGCACAAGGGCGTTACCGTGCGTCCGCAACGTTTTGGTGCGCCCTTCCTCATGGGCAACGCGATGCCGCTGCTCATCGAGGCTGCCAAGTCCAGTAGCCATGACCATCCGGTACCATTCGGAGGGCGGCGCCTACTATCCTTCACCGACTCGCGTCAGGGCACCGCGCGTTTCTCTGCGAAGCTCCAGCAGGATGCTGAGCGCACGCTGACGCGCGCCATCATGTACCACTCTGTCCAGAACCGGGAGGGGGATCCGGAAAAAGCCGCCGCATTGCGCAAGGAGATTTCGGACCTCGAGCAGGTGGTTGCCACCATGCCGAGCCTGGCCGGGACGCTCGAGGAAAAGCGAGGCGCACTGGATGAGGCGGAGGGCGCGCCGAAGCCTGTGCCATGGTCTGACATGGTGCTGCGCATCGCGCAGAACGAAGAGTTCCGCAATTTCGCGCGCCCCGTCTGGCGGGATCGACCTTCGAAGAACGACGACGCGTTGGCCACGCATCCCACGGCCCTGGCGGAGCTCTTCCTCTACCGGGAAATGTTCCGCCGTCCGCGGCTGCAGAACAACGCTGAGACGATGGGACTCGCCCGGCTCCTAATCCCGGAGCTTGTCGCACAGGCGCGCTTGTCCATTCCCGCACCCCTGCGCGAAGCTTCGCATGATGAAACAGTCTGGGCTGATCTGTTGCATGCGGCCGTTGACCTCGTCTTCAGAACCAACCTTGCTATCCGTCTGCCCGAAGAGCCGGCGGACGTTCGGCACTGGATTTCACCGAGAAGTGTTGTGGCTGCGGTCGTGGAACCTGGTCTCTCCAAAGACGACGTTCCCGGAGTTGAGAACCCTCGCTTCTTTCCGACGGCGCATTCCGATCGCTCGAACCTTGTCCGACTGATTTACCGCCTGATGGACGGCAGCGTGGACAGCGCCACGGACGTGGAAAGGGCCGCGACCACCCTCACCGCTATCTGGGACCGACTGCGCAAGTCGGGCGCTATCGTGCAGGTCGCGCCCAGCGCCTGGCGTCTCGACTTCAAGAAAGCCGCTATCGCACCGGTCGACACGGCATTCGAGTGCCCGGTTACCCGCCGTCTTCTGCCTTTCGCGCCGGGCTCCGTGTCGCTGAACGCCGTGACCGCAACCGGGATCACTCGTGCTATCACCATGCCGACCTTGCCCGAGGCGGCCCCCATGGGCACGTCGGTTGCACAGCGATCCGAGCTGCGTGCCTGGCTTGAGCACGATCCGGACATCGCCTCCCTGCGCCTCGATGGGCACTGGACGAACCTGCACGACCGGACTGTCGAGTTCACCCCATTCCTCCGCGCGCAGGAACATTCCGCGCAGATCGATCGCCCCAGTCTGCAGACCTACGAGAAGGCATTCAGAGAGAGCAGAATCAACGTTCTGAACTGCTCGACAACGATGGAGATGGGCGTCGACATCCCTGACGTTGGTCTGGTGGTAAACACCAACGTCCCGCCTTCTCCTGCCAACTACCGGCAGCGTATCGGTCGTGCCGGTCGACGGGGTGAGCCATGGGCCATGGCGTTCACTTTCTGCAAGGACTTGCCGCTCGACAATATGATCTTCCGCGAGCCGGAGAAATTGCTCGGCGCGCAGGTAGCGGCGCCGCAGGTCCGGCTCGACTCCGCGATCCTTGTGCAGCGCCATGTGAATGCGGCGCTGTTAGGGCTCTTCCTGCGCGAGGGTGGCGGGATGAGCATTCGGACCAACATGGCGTCGTTCATGGGCGCGACGGAGGCGATGGGTGCGCCCTTCCTGCCCGACAGTGTCGCCGATGATTTCCTTGCTGCACTCAAGGGCGATTGGGGAACTCAGGACTGTGTCTCCCAGGCGCTGGACAGGCTGGTCAGGGGGACCTGTCTTGCAGGCCACACTGGGCTGGTGTCGCGCGCCGAGGGCGATTTTGGCGCCATGCGAAATCGCTGGCGCGACGAATACGAGCAACTCGTCGAGGCGCAGTCGGCCTATGCTGATACTGACCCAGCGCATTGGCTCTACCGCAAGCGCGCGAAGCGCATGCGGGAGGAGTTCATGATGACCGAACTCGCCCGACGCGGCTTCACGCCGTCCTATGGCTTCCCGGTTGATGTGGTTTCCTTTGACTATGCCGGGAAAGGGGGGGGCGAGCCCGGGCCCTCGCGCCCGCTGGACATGGCAATCCGGGAGTATTCGCCGGGATGTGAAGTGGTGATTGACGGGCTGGTGCATCGGTCCGATGGCGTGCTGCCGACCTGGGGCAACCGTAACGATCCTGGCTCGGTCGAGGATCTCAGGACACTGTTCACCTGCCGGTCGTGTAATCTGTTCGGCACCACGCGGCACGAGGCAGCCGACTGCCCGCGGTGCGGTAAACCACTCGACCGAACAGAGCTTTTGCGCCCTGCGGGCTTCCTCGGGACCCGCCGTCCACACAGCGCCTATGAGCAACTGGCCTATGTGCCGCCCGATCCGCCCCGTGTCTCGGCCGAACCGGAGAACTGGGTGTCGCTTCCCGATCCCGAGGTCGGTCGCCATCGCACCGCGCGCGAAGGGCGGGTTCTGGTTACCGCTTCGGGCGATCACGGTGACGGCTACGCGGTCTGCATTGCCTGCGGTCGCGCAGAGGCAGAGATCGGAGAACACGACTCGCCGCTGCCCGCCGGGATGGTCCGACACCGGCCCCTTCAAAAGCTGCGCGACAACCCACGCCACGACGGTCTTTGCCCGGCGAACGACGACGCCTCCCGCAAGATCCGGCGGCATGTGAAACTTGGAACCGAGATGGTGACCGACGTATTCGAGCTTCAGCTCGATGCGCTGCCAAGCACCGAAACGGGCAAAGGTCAGGCCGCAGCCATCGGCGCCGCGCTGCGGGAGGCGCTCGGCGCACGGCTCGGCGTGGATGCCGAAACCATGGGACTCGCCGTCGCGCCCAGCCTGCGGCCTGACGAGGCCCGGCGGACCGCAATATTTCTTTATGACAAGGCGTCGGGAGGATCTGGATTTGCCTCCGCTGCGGATCGTGACTTGACAAGCCTCCTACGCGAAGTCGCGTCGCGCCTTCGCTGCCCGGCCAACTGCGACACGGGATGCCCGGAATGCGTGTTGCGGCGCGATCTGCAATTCGGCACGGCAATGGATCCACCCGGCGCGCTGGAGTTGCTGGAGAAGGAAATCTTGCCGCACCTTGATCTTCCGGAGGCATTGCAGCTTTTCGGCCCATCAACGCAGGCAGTCACGCGCCCGCTTGCCGATTGGATTGGTCGGCAATTGGCACACAGCGCTATTGAGCGCCTGGCGCTCTTCCTGACCGACCCGCCTTCCGGCTGGGACGTGGCCGAATGGCCCGGAACGCGCATTGCTGAAGATGCCGGCCGTACCGGTGTCCCGGTCACAATCGTGATGCGGTCGTCTGACGTCCACCGCCTGGAGATGTCGCAGAAGCTGGATCTGGTTCGTCTCGTCACCCGTGCACGCGCAAGCTTGCACCTGGCAGACGATCTGCCCGCGGCAGGCGATGCGCCCATCCTCGCTGAGACCCGCCTCGATGGGCAGGAGATTGCCATTGCTGCACCAGATCAGGATGCCGGCCATGTGAACCGTCGCTGGGGGGACGTCTCACGGACGCTGGCTGTGCGTGGCCCTCGTGTGCCGTTGGCGGTCAGCGCGGCGCTCTCGTTGGACAAGGTCACGGCCTATGGCGAGGGCAACTCCGCCCAAAAGGACGTAACCACCGAACTGGATGGTCCGGTCGGGCAGTTCGGCCAGCGGCTCTGGGGCATCGCGAAGGGACTGCGCCCTCAGGTTTTCACCGGCTCGGCGCGTCTCGTGCAGGTTACTTACAATGATCGATACTTGCGCAGTCCGCTCACTGCGCGCCTCCTCTTCGAGGCATGGCGCACGCTTCCCTTGAAGAACGCGGATACGCGGCTGGAGATCGTGACAGAGGCGCTTGGGTCGCCCGAACGACCAGGGTTCCTACTCTGGCACAATTGGGAAACGGATATGCTCCGTCGGGAGGTCCTGTCGGCGCTCCTTCCTGGCGCTTGGGTATTACTCGGAACAAAATCCGATTGCGCCCATGCGCGTTTCTTCCGTTTCAACTTCGAAGACGGATCGGAGACCTCCCTGTTTCTGGACCAAGGGTTCGGAGCCTGGCGTGAAGCCACGCGCCGGACTTCACGGTTCGCTCATGATCTCACCCCCGATGCGCAGGCCCGCGCGCTTCGGGACTTGCGGTTCGACGTGGCTTTGCAGGACGGCGGACGTTTCCCTTCCCCCGTCTGGCTACGCTGGTAG
- a CDS encoding BPTD_3080 family restriction endonuclease codes for MSQSFFDAPILNSPYRVPERNWELDKDGRPTDRIIERRRKSDLISAMPGAKAKVGKQASLTFDDLSTEDVDYNPTPYINELRDAVDTWRNLPNPAQWRVSPVTQRLLQHWRAIQADETVPIRPFFCQLEAVEVAIWLSEVAPKDGKRGKRFLEWLKASNAAANPDLFRIALKLATGAGKTTVMAMLMAWQVLNAARSPSSKSFGKGFLIVAPGITIRDRLRVLKPSEPDNYYGRLNLVPSDLMTDMQTAKIVITNYHAFKLREKVILAKGTRAALSGHGDGPQTLETEGQMLARVMPELMSSGPITVINDEAHHCYRERPDAEQEKLTGDAKKEAEENSDAARLWISGLEAARRHLGIRTVYDLSATPFFLSGSGWVEGTLFPWVASDFSLMDAIECGIVKLPRVPVADNVAGQPEPLYRNLWRAIGKKMPKKARGEKKPDPLKLPLELQTAIDALYGHYEKTYREWEKAEVGIPPVFIVVCNNTTNSELVRDYIAGFEREDENGVIDTVQGRCSLFRNYADGGERLDRPRTILIDSSAIESGGEVDKGFREAHAAEIEAFRREKAARGEGTDQIDESEILREVMNTVGKKGKLGEQVRCVVSVSMLTEGWDANNVTHILGLRAFGTRLICEQVVGRALRRLSYDVNEEGLFTTEYADIMGIDGLNFSDGPRVAPPTPPREVVQVRAVSPERDHLEIVYPRVEGYRTDLPNDTLAVDFSKVEPYELTPAKAGATEVTMQGIVGEPAHITLAHLGQMRPSEIATKIASHLVMHKLRDAGETPKTHLFPRAKRIVRQWLDSDRLILSGGTQKAQLTYKQIADEVCDTILHALTVGREGDAVIRAVLEPYSPIGSTMDVSFNTSKATRFWPRPDRSHINWIVTDSDWEAKLAKVIEDHPMTRAYAKNHNLGFEIPYLVEGEPKHYRPDFLVALDTPEPTTLIIEAKGFRDAKDRLKAEATRHQWVPGVNALGRYGRWGYAELLNPYRYAEDLDRLIGQTVGEPA; via the coding sequence ATGTCGCAGAGCTTTTTCGACGCCCCAATTTTGAATTCGCCCTACCGTGTTCCGGAGCGGAATTGGGAATTGGACAAGGATGGTCGTCCGACTGACCGCATAATCGAGCGGCGAAGAAAGTCAGATCTGATTTCGGCGATGCCGGGAGCGAAGGCGAAGGTCGGTAAACAGGCGAGCCTGACGTTCGATGACCTGTCGACGGAGGACGTGGATTACAACCCGACACCCTACATCAACGAATTGAGGGATGCAGTCGACACATGGCGCAACCTGCCTAACCCGGCGCAATGGCGCGTTTCTCCCGTCACCCAGAGGCTCTTGCAGCATTGGCGGGCGATTCAGGCAGATGAGACTGTACCGATCCGGCCCTTTTTCTGTCAGCTTGAAGCAGTAGAGGTCGCGATCTGGCTATCCGAGGTGGCCCCGAAGGACGGCAAGCGCGGTAAGCGCTTCCTCGAATGGCTGAAAGCGTCGAATGCGGCGGCCAATCCGGACCTGTTCCGTATCGCGCTCAAACTCGCAACCGGGGCAGGCAAAACCACCGTCATGGCCATGCTGATGGCTTGGCAGGTTCTCAATGCCGCGCGCTCGCCGTCATCCAAGAGCTTCGGGAAGGGCTTCCTGATTGTCGCGCCGGGCATAACGATCCGTGATCGCCTGCGCGTTCTCAAGCCTTCGGAGCCGGATAATTACTATGGCCGGCTAAATCTTGTTCCGTCCGATCTGATGACGGACATGCAGACCGCCAAGATCGTCATCACCAATTATCATGCGTTCAAGCTCCGGGAGAAGGTTATCCTGGCCAAGGGAACACGGGCGGCGCTGTCCGGCCATGGAGACGGTCCGCAGACGCTCGAAACCGAAGGTCAGATGCTCGCGCGCGTGATGCCCGAACTCATGTCCTCTGGCCCGATCACGGTGATCAATGATGAGGCGCATCACTGCTATCGAGAACGACCTGACGCCGAACAGGAGAAGTTGACCGGCGATGCGAAGAAAGAGGCGGAAGAGAACAGCGATGCCGCAAGGCTCTGGATATCCGGCCTCGAGGCGGCCAGGCGCCATCTGGGTATACGGACTGTCTATGATCTGTCCGCGACACCCTTTTTTCTGTCCGGTTCCGGTTGGGTGGAGGGCACGCTCTTTCCCTGGGTGGCCAGCGACTTCTCTCTCATGGATGCCATCGAATGCGGGATCGTGAAGCTGCCTCGTGTCCCCGTCGCCGACAACGTCGCAGGCCAGCCAGAACCGCTCTATCGCAACCTCTGGAGGGCCATCGGGAAAAAGATGCCGAAGAAGGCGCGCGGCGAAAAGAAGCCTGACCCTCTGAAGCTACCTCTGGAATTACAAACGGCCATCGACGCGCTATACGGCCACTACGAGAAGACCTACCGAGAATGGGAAAAAGCGGAGGTCGGTATTCCTCCGGTTTTCATCGTGGTCTGCAACAACACCACAAATTCAGAACTCGTCCGTGACTACATTGCAGGGTTCGAACGTGAGGACGAGAACGGTGTAATCGACACCGTTCAGGGTCGCTGTTCGCTCTTTCGTAACTACGCCGACGGCGGCGAGCGCCTCGACCGGCCGCGCACGATCCTGATCGATAGCTCCGCCATCGAATCCGGCGGCGAGGTCGACAAGGGCTTCCGTGAGGCCCATGCCGCCGAAATTGAAGCCTTTCGCCGCGAAAAGGCCGCGCGCGGCGAAGGCACGGACCAGATCGACGAGTCCGAAATCCTGCGCGAGGTGATGAACACAGTCGGCAAGAAAGGGAAGCTCGGCGAACAAGTGCGCTGCGTTGTGTCCGTCTCCATGTTGACCGAAGGCTGGGACGCCAACAACGTCACCCACATTCTGGGCCTGCGAGCTTTCGGCACGCGGCTTATCTGCGAACAGGTCGTCGGTCGCGCCCTGCGCCGCCTATCCTACGATGTGAACGAAGAGGGGCTCTTCACCACCGAATACGCCGACATCATGGGCATCGATGGGCTCAACTTTTCTGACGGCCCCCGCGTCGCGCCACCCACACCGCCGCGCGAGGTCGTGCAGGTCCGTGCCGTCTCGCCCGAGCGCGACCACCTCGAGATCGTATACCCACGGGTCGAGGGCTACCGGACGGACCTGCCCAACGACACGCTCGCCGTCGATTTCTCCAAGGTCGAACCTTACGAACTGACCCCGGCCAAGGCCGGAGCGACTGAGGTCACCATGCAGGGCATCGTCGGGGAACCAGCACACATCACGCTCGCCCATCTCGGCCAGATGCGCCCGTCCGAGATCGCGACCAAGATCGCCTCGCACTTGGTCATGCACAAGCTCCGAGACGCGGGCGAAACGCCGAAGACCCACCTCTTTCCGCGCGCCAAGCGCATCGTGCGCCAGTGGCTGGACAGTGACCGCCTGATCCTCTCCGGCGGCACACAGAAAGCGCAGCTGACCTACAAGCAGATCGCCGACGAGGTCTGCGATACGATCCTTCACGCCCTCACGGTCGGTCGCGAGGGCGATGCCGTCATTCGAGCCGTTCTGGAGCCCTACAGCCCCATCGGGTCAACCATGGACGTGTCCTTCAACACCTCCAAGGCCACGCGCTTCTGGCCACGTCCTGACCGGTCGCACATCAACTGGATTGTCACCGACAGCGACTGGGAGGCGAAGCTCGCAAAGGTCATCGAGGACCACCCGATGACCCGGGCCTACGCCAAGAACCACAACCTCGGCTTCGAAATTCCCTACCTCGTGGAGGGCGAGCCCAAACACTACCGCCCCGATTTCCTGGTCGCGCTGGACACACCCGAACCCACCACGCTGATCATCGAGGCCAAGGGCTTCCGCGATGCCAAGGACCGGCTGAAGGCCGAGGCCACGCGACACCAGTGGGTGCCCGGCGTCAACGCGCTCGGCCGCTACGGCCGCTGGGGCTATGCCGAGCTCCTCAATCCCTACCGCTATGCCGAGGATCTTGACCGGCTGATCGGACAGACCGTCGGAGAGCCTGCATGA
- a CDS encoding PDDEXK family nuclease has protein sequence MTDIQFGRLEDLPLREAWKHEALQFTPWLAENIEHLSEAIGVQLELTGTEVAVETFSADILARDEEDNVVLIENQLETTDHTHLGQIMTYLAGLEAQTVIWIAPAFREPHLSAIRWLNEHTADGFSFFAVKARVVRIGNSPLAPVFEVVEKPNDWERSLTRRARQSSAPSEVGEKRRAFWQAYLDRVPGAAEWGLRPLRLSSAWVPIEGLGEEAYLSLWVGSEDCGAFMRGARGSDGQSLIDKLHPDADRLAATLGATFEGSNGHFLWKRAGMSYSDPARWPDLIDWMEHTRKSYEQAIGEIVTRRAE, from the coding sequence ATGACGGATATCCAGTTCGGCCGCCTCGAAGACCTTCCCCTGCGCGAGGCCTGGAAGCATGAAGCTCTCCAGTTCACCCCGTGGCTGGCCGAGAACATCGAACACCTGTCGGAGGCTATCGGTGTCCAACTCGAGCTGACCGGCACCGAGGTTGCGGTCGAAACATTCTCGGCCGACATCCTGGCGCGCGACGAGGAAGACAACGTTGTCCTGATCGAGAACCAGCTTGAGACCACTGACCACACCCACCTCGGCCAGATCATGACTTACCTCGCGGGGCTCGAGGCGCAGACCGTTATCTGGATCGCGCCGGCATTCCGCGAACCGCACCTGTCCGCCATCCGATGGCTCAACGAGCACACCGCGGACGGATTTTCCTTCTTCGCCGTCAAAGCGCGTGTCGTCCGGATCGGCAACAGCCCTCTGGCTCCCGTCTTCGAGGTTGTCGAGAAACCCAATGACTGGGAGCGCAGTCTCACGCGCAGGGCGCGCCAGTCCAGCGCCCCGTCCGAGGTCGGTGAGAAGCGGCGCGCTTTCTGGCAGGCCTACCTCGACCGCGTGCCCGGAGCGGCCGAATGGGGGCTGCGCCCGCTGCGCCTCTCCTCGGCCTGGGTGCCCATCGAGGGGCTGGGCGAAGAAGCCTACCTGTCCCTTTGGGTGGGCAGCGAAGACTGCGGCGCGTTCATGCGCGGCGCCCGTGGGTCGGACGGGCAGAGTCTGATCGACAAGCTCCACCCGGATGCCGACAGGCTGGCCGCCACGCTCGGCGCCACCTTCGAAGGATCGAACGGCCACTTCCTGTGGAAACGCGCCGGGATGAGCTACAGCGATCCCGCACGCTGGCCGGACCTGATCGACTGGATGGAGCACACCCGGAAATCATACGAACAAGCGATCGGCGAGATCGTGACGAGGCGAGCAGAATGA